A stretch of the Thunnus thynnus chromosome 7, fThuThy2.1, whole genome shotgun sequence genome encodes the following:
- the cdon gene encoding cell adhesion molecule-related/down-regulated by oncogenes, with amino-acid sequence MDSGLRVLLSTVLCLSQSLLISCSSQYPSFRSEPASLVQSHGSVARLHCSVSPPSAVVSWRFRGLPLDPGTLPGVELNGGSLAISSLKPSHAGVYQCVARLDHGPAIASRFARVAIAEISEYEDGRRRSLSVREGSTVRIECPLPHSVPPALPRLRVRGERIEVSTDDYLVLPSGNLQIISVSAQHQGMYKCGAYNPVTGETVMQPHGTKLSVRYSDPSSPVLITYPTAPITVSLQQSQPLTLECIVSGSRAPAAVWFKNGKEFTLGPSHQLQHNNLAFVTVTRSDEGSYTCAAETERGTVISANYTVNVLEPVSVTQGPTNQLVSPGSSARFTCVARGNPSPNITWLFNADPVTPSHRFQISGSSLVIADVTPQDDGVYQCLLDNGISSAQSLGVLTVQSDPQLSSTSGVMLEVSPSLHPMQSDEGHERFLTEEEGIHDTINLPADRSVDRPTPEAPIIISPPQTHKPDVYDLEWRAGRDGGSPINAYFVKYRKVDEMGTVVGSWYTVRVPGSEKTLRLSELESSSLYEVLMVARSSAGEGQPAMLTFRTGKEKSTSSNKNPSKPPVISMPPKAPEDKTPNTHFGVVIHDRVPEAPDRPTISMATESSVYVTWIPRANGGSPITAFRVEYRRGRSAEWVVAADNISPLKLSVEVRNLEPGSTYKFRVVAMNMYGESPHSIPSKPYQVPQASPRIADRPVVGPHISSTDAISDTQIMLRWTYSPSSNNNTPIQGFYIYYRPTDSDNDSDYKRDVVEGVKHWHMIGHLQPETSYDIKMQCFNDGGESEYSNVMICETRARQPPGSPSQYPITPPGPHPQEPPSPPGGLLYLIVGCVLGVMVLILLAFIAMCLWRNRQQNNMHKYDPPGYLYQPAEMNGHVLEYTTLPGTSRINGGVHGGYGHSGPMLPQGCHHLHHKLPNGLALLNGSSGLFSPGHPHSHDGTLPHSTRDCEHSHPHHHHNGGGMYTALPQTESSDCMSCQNLCNNNRCYNKTNGTFSSGTLPLMHRVASCQQDGLEMVPLGQVSSQCHGPDSHSSDQEADAGYQPGEHRESSPSQHSCCLVGNNENCPADNTAEEELECVDTEGPVVCWESLGLPDLDCDEKPGWISTSSLAGELIQPGPQEV; translated from the exons ATGGACAGTGGCCTAAGGGTCCTCCTGTCCACTGTGCTGTGTCTCAGCCAGTCCCTGCTTATCAGCTGCTCAT CTCAATATCCCTCTTTCCGCTCTGAGCCGGCCTCCTTGGTTCAGAGTCATGGCTCTGTCGCTCGTCTGCACTGCTCAGTAAGCCCTCCATCGGCGGTGGTTTCCTGGCGCTTCAGAGGCCTTCCCCTGGATCCCGGCACCCTGCCCGGTGTGGAGCTGAATGGAGGTTCCCTCGCCATCTCCTCCCTTAAGCCCAGCCATGCCGGCGTCTATCAGTGTGTAGCACGCTTAGACCACGGGCCGGCTATCGCCAGCCGCTTCGCGCGTGTGGCCATAGCAG AAATATCAGAATATGAAGATGGCCGACGGCGGTCATTATCAGTGCGGGAAGGCAGCACTGTTCGCATAGAGTGTCCTCTACCGCACAGTGTCCCTCCAGCCCTGCCGAGGCTAAGGGTACGAGGGGAACGGATAGAAGTGTCAACAG ATGACTATTTAGTTCTTCCGTCTGGGAACCTCCAGATTATCTCCGTATCAGCCCAGCACCAAGGCATGTATAAATGTGGTGCATACAACCCTGTTACAGGAGAAACCGTCATGCAGCCTCATGGTACCAAACTCTCAGTCAGAT ATTCAGACCCCTCCTCACCCGTGTTGATAACTTACCCCACCGCCCCCATCACCGTGTCGCTGCAGCAGTCACAGCCGCTCACGTTGGAGTGTATCGTGTCTGGTAGTCGTGCACCGGCGGCCGTATGGTTTAAGAACGGGAAGGAGTTCACGCTGGGGCCTTCTCACCAACTACAGCACAACAACCTGGCTTTTGTTACAGTGACAAGGAGTGATGAAGGAAGTTACACCTGTGCTGCTGAGACCGAGAGAGGGACTGTGATCAGTGCCAACTATACTGTGAATGTTCTTG AGCCTGTGTCCGTCACGCAGGGCCCGACCAACCAGCTCGTCTCTCCCGGCTCCTCCGCTCGTTTCACCTGCGTAGCAAGAGGAAACCCCTCCCCAAACATCACCTGGCTGTTCAACGCTGATCCCGTCACCCCATCGCACCGCTTTCAGATCTCTGGATCTTCACTTGTTATCGCAGACGTGACGCCGCAGGATGACGGCGTGTATCAGTGTCTGTTGGACAATGGGATTAGCTCGGCACAGTCGTTAGGCGTCCTTACAGTGCAATCAG ATCCACAGCTGAGCTCCACCAGCGGTGTGATGCTGGAGGTTTCACCGTCACTCCACCCCATGCAGAGCGATGAAGGCCACGAGCGCTTCCTAACCGAGGAAGAAGGCATACACGACACAATCAACCTGCCGGCCGACCGCAGCGTCGACCGCCCCACTCCAGAGGCGCCGATCATCATCAGCCCGCCTCAGACTCACAAACCCGACGTGTACGACCTGGAGTGGAGGGCGGGGCGTGACGGAGGAAGTCCGATCAATGCCTATTTTGTCAAATACCGTAAG GTCGATGAAATGGGAACAGTGGTGGGGAGCTGGTATACGGTTCGCGTCCCTGGCAGTGAGAAGACCCTGCGGCTGTCAGAGCTGGAGTCCTCCAGTCTCTATGAGGTGCTGATGGTGGCTCGAAGTTCAGCAGGAGAAGGCCAGCCAGCAATGCTCACTTTTCGAACTGGCAAAG agaAGAGCACCTCCTCCAACAAGAATCCCTCAAAGCCTCCCGTCATCTCGATGCCCCCCAAAGCTCCAGAGGACAAAACCCCCAACACACACTTCGGAGTCGTCATACACGACAGAG TACCTGAGGCTCCCGATCGCCCCACCATCTCTATGGCGACCGAAAGTTCGGTGTATGTTACCTGGATCCCGAGAGCCAACGGTGGCTCGCCAATCACGGCCTTCCGTGTGGAGTACCGGCGGGGCCGCAGTGCGGAGTGGGTTGTAGCTGCGGATAATATCTCACCGCTCAAGCTTTCCGTGGAAGTTCGCAATCTGGAGCCTG GCTCCACCTACAAGTTTCGCGTCGTAGCCATGAACATGTACGGCGAGAGTCCTCACAGCATTCCCTCCAAGCCGTACCAGGTGCCACAAGCCAGCCCTCGTATCGCAGACCGCCCGGTGGTCGGACCTCACATCTCATCCACAGATGCCATCAGCGACACACAGATCATGCTGCGCTGGACT TATAGTCCCTCGAGTAACAACAACACTCCCATCCAAGGCTTCTACATTTACTACCGGCCCACAGACAGCGACAATGACAGTGACTACAAAAGGGATGTGGTTGAAG GTGTAAAACACTGGCACATGATTGGACATCTCCAGCCCGAGACTTCCTATGATATCAAGATGCAGTGCTTTAATGACGGGGGAGAGAGCGAATACAGCAACGTCATGATCTGTGAGACCAGAG CACGTCAGCCTCCAGGATCACCCAGCCAGTACCCCATCACTCCACCTGGCCCCCACCCCCAGGAGCCCCCCAGCCCTCCTGGAGGACTGCTGTACCTCATCGTTGGCTGTGTTTTGGGAGTGATGGTGCTCATCCTGCTGGCATTTATTGCCATGTGTCTGTGGAGGAATCGACAGCAGAATAATATGCACA AGTACGACCCTCCAGGCTACCTGTACCAGCCAGCGGAGATGAATGGCCATGTTCTCGAGTACACCACGTTGCCTGGCACCAGCCGCATCAATGGTGGCGTCCACGGAGGCTACGGGCACAGTGGCCCCATGTTACCCCAGGGGTGCCATCACCTCCACCACAAACTCCCCAACGGCTTGGCGCTGCTCAACGGCTCCAGCGGCCTGTTCTCACCTGGCCACCCACACAGCCACGATGGCACCCTGCCTCACAGCACCAGAGACTGCGAGCACTCCCACCCCCACCATCACCATAAT GGTGGAGGCATGTACACAGCTCTTCCCCAAACAGAGTCTTCTGATTGTATGAGCTGTCAAAACCtctgcaacaacaacag ATGTTACAACAAGACCAATGGCACTTTCTCAAGCGGCACTCTGCCTCTAATGCATCGCGTGGCATCCTGCCAGCAGGACGGGCTGGAGATGGTGCCTCTGGGACAGGTTTCATCGCAGTGCCACGGCCCTGACAGCCACTCTAGTGACCAGGAGGCCGACGCAGGGTACCAGCCAGGCGAGCATAGGGAGTCTTCGCCCTCACAGCATTCTTGCTGTCTGGTGGGAAACAATGAAAACTGTCCAGCAGACAACACTG CCGAGGAGGAGCTGGAGTGCGTCGACACGGAGGGGCCTGTGGTGTGCTGGGAGAGTCTTGGCCTGCCAGACTTGGACTGTGACGAAAAGCCTGGGTGGATCTCCACCAGCAGCCTGGCAGGAGAGCTGATCCAGCCCGGCCCCCAGGAGGTCTGA